A genomic stretch from Pseudanabaena sp. ABRG5-3 includes:
- the feoB gene encoding ferrous iron transport protein B — protein sequence MKQIAVLGMPNTGKSTFFNRFTGSHAHIGNWPGITVDLMMAEVKLGDELVEVIDLPGIYDLRGFSEDEAVVRCFLEKTPLNLILVILNTAQIDRQMILPLQIKQLGLPTVLLLNMADEASRFGVKIKPDLLAERLGMPVLPISAKYGMGYETAIATITKSLQQQSVAVQVEGMEARLLNDQQLMNDQEAVFDGTVQMPSQLVDRLTNGLDQILLHPLLGLPIFFGAMYLIFQAIYAIGTPLQKLFGNGLDWLKTIALEPLLAPLPAFIKGFLIDGLYVGIGTVAAFLPVIFLFFFCMAIVEDSGYLSRAAFLMDALMERLGLDGRSFVMSLMGFGCNVPAILGTRVMRSQGLRMLSMLIIPFSLCSARLNVFLFMSTALFAPEHSPKVIFSLYLFSFIAALVTAAIFKGKFPSQEPLVLELPPYRFPTIKQILVRAWCEVKHFWIWSRKFIIFGVVAIWLLNNLPTNVPTASPQTLSGMIGQTLQPLLAPLGINPQLTVALFFGFIAKEIVLGGLAVIYGQADSGNLAGAIAQQIDWVQGYSFMLFTLLYVPCLSTIAVIKNESKSIKFALLSVFWSLSLAWLTSFIFYQGARFLGY from the coding sequence ATGAAGCAGATTGCGGTGTTAGGAATGCCCAACACAGGTAAATCGACTTTTTTTAACCGATTTACGGGTTCCCATGCGCATATCGGTAACTGGCCGGGGATTACCGTTGACCTGATGATGGCAGAGGTGAAATTAGGGGATGAATTAGTTGAAGTTATTGATTTACCAGGAATTTATGACCTGCGGGGATTTTCGGAAGATGAAGCAGTGGTGCGATGTTTTTTGGAGAAGACTCCACTTAACTTAATTCTTGTGATTCTCAATACGGCGCAAATTGATCGCCAGATGATTTTGCCCTTACAAATTAAGCAATTAGGGTTGCCCACCGTTTTGCTACTGAATATGGCTGATGAAGCCAGTCGGTTTGGGGTGAAGATTAAGCCTGATTTGCTAGCCGAGCGTTTGGGAATGCCTGTGCTACCGATTAGTGCCAAGTATGGTATGGGTTATGAAACGGCGATCGCCACGATTACCAAATCGCTTCAGCAGCAATCGGTTGCTGTTCAGGTGGAGGGAATGGAAGCACGGTTGTTAAACGATCAGCAACTGATGAATGACCAAGAGGCAGTCTTTGATGGGACTGTGCAGATGCCATCGCAACTTGTAGATCGGTTGACCAATGGACTGGATCAGATTTTGCTACATCCATTGCTGGGCTTACCAATTTTCTTTGGGGCAATGTATCTGATCTTTCAAGCCATCTATGCGATCGGTACTCCTTTACAAAAGTTGTTTGGTAATGGACTGGATTGGTTGAAGACAATTGCCTTGGAACCTCTACTTGCACCCTTACCTGCTTTTATTAAAGGATTTCTGATCGATGGCTTATATGTGGGAATAGGAACTGTTGCGGCTTTCCTACCCGTAATTTTCTTGTTTTTCTTTTGTATGGCGATCGTCGAAGATAGTGGCTACTTGTCGAGAGCGGCTTTTTTGATGGATGCCCTTATGGAGCGTTTGGGACTGGATGGGCGATCGTTTGTGATGTCGCTGATGGGGTTTGGCTGTAATGTACCTGCGATTTTGGGAACGAGGGTAATGCGATCGCAAGGGTTACGAATGTTATCCATGCTCATCATTCCGTTTTCTTTATGTTCAGCACGGTTAAACGTATTTCTGTTTATGTCCACAGCGTTGTTTGCTCCCGAGCATTCACCTAAGGTCATTTTCAGTTTATATCTATTTAGTTTTATCGCCGCACTTGTGACGGCGGCAATCTTTAAGGGTAAATTCCCTAGTCAAGAACCCTTAGTACTGGAGCTTCCGCCCTATCGCTTCCCAACGATTAAACAGATTCTCGTCCGTGCATGGTGCGAGGTGAAACACTTCTGGATCTGGTCGCGGAAGTTCATTATTTTTGGTGTGGTGGCGATTTGGCTATTGAACAATCTCCCCACCAATGTCCCCACTGCTAGCCCTCAAACTCTTTCTGGCATGATTGGACAAACCTTGCAGCCATTGCTTGCGCCGTTAGGAATTAATCCCCAGCTTACCGTCGCTTTGTTTTTTGGATTCATTGCTAAAGAGATTGTGTTAGGTGGACTAGCCGTAATCTATGGTCAAGCTGATAGTGGTAATTTAGCAGGAGCGATCGCGCAGCAGATTGATTGGGTACAGGGCTATAGTTTTATGCTGTTCACCTTGCTATATGTGCCTTGTTTATCGACAATTGCAGTGATCAAAAATGAGTCTAAAAGTATCAAATTTGCTTTGCTGTCAGTGTTTTGGTCACTTAGTTTGGCTTGGTTAACTAGTTTTATCTTTTACCAAGGAGCAAGGTTTTTGGGATATTGA
- a CDS encoding FeoA family protein: MPNKHLADLKPGQFATILAIDIDAQMQHRFCALGFRCGQKIHLLRKGKWLQGPLHVRVGMTEVMLRHRDARYIAITAIGESI, encoded by the coding sequence ATGCCTAACAAACATCTTGCCGATCTCAAACCAGGTCAGTTTGCCACTATCCTTGCCATAGATATTGATGCTCAGATGCAGCACCGCTTCTGTGCGCTAGGGTTTCGCTGTGGTCAAAAAATACATTTATTGAGAAAAGGTAAGTGGTTACAAGGCCCCTTACATGTGCGAGTGGGCATGACTGAAGTGATGCTCCGTCATCGTGATGCTCGTTATATTGCCATCACGGCGATCGGAGAATCGATATGA
- a CDS encoding DsbA family protein: MEPIRISYFSDVLCVWAYIAQIRINELEANFTDKISIDYHFVSIFGNAREKLETRWRDKGGLQGYSNHVKEVVKKFDHINLHPEIWTTVTPASSTSCHLFLHAIQLLEIKGIIPRSERIFEKTIWAFREAFFKNLEDISDRKIQLAIAKKLGLKSKVIQAQIDSGEAYALLSKDFDLVKEHTVNVSPTLIFNEGRQRLNGNVGYRVIEANIRELLHNPPNEQSWC; the protein is encoded by the coding sequence ATGGAACCAATTCGCATCTCTTACTTTTCCGATGTTCTCTGTGTTTGGGCATATATCGCCCAAATTCGGATTAATGAACTAGAAGCCAATTTCACAGACAAAATTTCTATCGATTATCACTTTGTCTCGATCTTTGGCAATGCCCGTGAAAAGTTGGAAACCCGTTGGCGAGATAAGGGTGGTTTGCAAGGCTATAGCAATCATGTTAAGGAAGTAGTAAAAAAGTTTGATCACATCAACCTGCATCCTGAAATCTGGACAACAGTAACACCAGCTTCATCCACATCTTGTCATTTATTTCTCCATGCGATTCAACTTTTAGAAATCAAAGGCATCATTCCCCGATCAGAGCGCATCTTTGAAAAGACGATCTGGGCATTTCGGGAGGCATTTTTTAAAAATCTAGAGGATATTAGCGATCGCAAGATACAGTTGGCGATCGCCAAAAAACTCGGACTAAAGAGCAAAGTCATCCAAGCCCAAATCGATAGTGGTGAGGCTTATGCTTTGCTATCAAAGGATTTTGATTTGGTGAAAGAGCATACGGTGAATGTCAGTCCAACACTAATTTTTAATGAGGGACGACAAAGGCTCAATGGTAACGTCGGCTATCGGGTAATTGAGGCAAATATTCGGGAATTGTTACACAATCCTCCTAATGAGCAGTCTTGGTGTTAA